The Fusarium fujikuroi IMI 58289 draft genome, chromosome FFUJ_chr01 sequence AGTCCAAGCGTTTGATGAGTCGTAAATTTTCTTCTAGAAAAAGCGTACGCGCAATAGTAAGGGTTTTCGCATCAGTCACTCTGATTCCATCTTCAAATTGAGGAATCACCCCCTCAGCCTCTAAGAGGGAGTTCAGCTGCGGACCTCCGCCGTGGACAATCACGGGGTATAGCCCAAGCTCATAGAGCAGTAGTATGCTTGCACAGAATTCGTCTAGGTGTTCCTGAAGAATGGCGCCCCCGACCTTGATGACGGCAAAATTTTGTGAGGCAAGCGTGAAAACCTTGAGGTACGCTGCTGTCTCGCGCTTGCTGCCAATGTTGCTAAGAGTCTGGGCCACAATCTCACGGGCCCGGTCTCTGTTGAGCGAGGAAGCCGCCGAGAGGGCCTGAGTTGTTGAGAGGGCGCGGTTGAGGCATCGGATCGAGGTCAGGGCAGGCGCGAACACACGAGGGAGACCTCGGGAAGTAGCCGGCCGGACGCTGGTCCTAAgggcaacagcagcagctggCAGCATTTCGAAATTGTCTCTGCACCAGATTGGGGTCGTGGTTGTAGTTGAGGTATAGGTTTTGGGTTTAGACTCATCCTCTTAGGGCCAAGTCGCTCCGATTCCACAGCCAGTCGAGGTACTGGGGTAGGGGTACTCATGAGATCTCTTTGCGAAGAGCCAATCACAATCCCCTCACTACAGCAGGCTTGAGCCCTGTTCGTCTTCCGTAGTATAGTGGTCAGtatgcaagcttgtcacgcTTGAGACCCGGGTTCAATTCCCGGCGGGAGAGATCCAGCCATCTGCGATACGCagattttcttttttgcctGTTTCCTGTCATCCTTCATCACATCAgatcactcactcacttaTGAGTTTTCTTTTCACTACCAAGAATATCTTACTATGGATACACTCCGTGAGATGCTAGAAGTAAAGATGAGCCACCACTAAATGCCGGGTATCGACGAGTAGTATAAATAAGCGAAATCACCCTCCTTAACATGTACAGATACTATGACACTTGGGTTTCCCGTCTCGTTGCTGGGCCCCCCAATCCAACTGCTACAATACCACGGTCCGCCAAGCAACAATGCACCACCCGTACCcttgaaaaaaaaaaagaagttcCTCCATATCAtgacatacatacatgtAAAGCATCTATCTCCATTATCGTGCAAACACCTTGACCACGCCGTCGCCGCCAGCGCTGACTACCCATTTTCCATCTTGACTCCACACGCAGGCACAGATGCCTTCACCGCGCATCACGCGATGACTTGTCACTTCTTGCGTGCAGGTGCGCTTCTCGAGGCTCCAGAAACGGAGGGAGGCGTCGTGACCGGCGCTGACGAGCTCACGACCGTCAGGGCTTAGTGAAAGGCTGGAAATGGCATCGGGGTGGGCAATCATGTTATATGTACATTGGCCTGGAAAACAATTAGTCTTGGTAAGTATTCGTGATACGTGCAACTTACCGCTGTTGGCATCGAAGAACCGGATAAAGCGGTCTTCGTGGCCAGAGATGATAGTTCCCTCAACACCTGAACCAGCCATTGATCGTCCACCTCCAGTAGCACCTGAGCtggcatcttcttcgcctATGCTACCGCTGTGATTCTGGTTAGCCTGATCGAGGCCGATAGTCGTCGCCACAACGGCATTAACGCTGGTCTTGTTAGACTGATCATATGTTTCAAGGCTGTCCATGTTGCCGATTTGTTCACCGGTTCGGGTGTCATAAACGATAATCGCGGCATCTGAGTACGAGACAACGAACGACTCTCCAGTGGTACCCAGAGGTGTGATGCACGTGGGACTGGCGGTCGAGCCGTCAGACCTTGAGATGTTGTGTACAAGGGTATGGTTGAAAGGCGAGTTGGAGGCGATAGTAGGTTGAGGAGTATTGGAGAATCCACTGCCGGAGCTCATCGAGTTACCACGGACTCTACCTCCGCGACCGGTCATAGCTCGGTTTGTTCCAGGTTGTGGCGAGCTCAGCTGAGGAGGTGCGCTCACTGACCACAAACGAACACTGCCGTCTGCAGCACCCGAAACAACCAAGATACGATCCGTGCTACCGTAAGGACTTGAGCTTCCAAATATTTGGCCAAGAGTTGCTGGCAGAACACAGATGGCCCAGACTGCATCAGTATGTCCTTCGAGAGTCGCCTTAGGATCGACTCTTCCACGCTCCCAAACTCGAATGGTCGCATCTTGGCCGCCGGAGAATATCCAGCCGTCGCCTTGTGCGCGGCCTCCAGTTGAGAAATTCGGCGAGGGTGACCACGATGTCAAACACAGAATTGCTCCTGAGTGACCACGGTGTGTAAAGTTGGCTGTAACATCAAGATCTGACGCTGTGTGCGCAAGACCGCCAGGGTGGCCATCCAATCGAGGAATGTGGAAGCGCTTGATCATACCGTCGTCTCCTCCAGTACAGATTTCTGGCTCGCCGGGGCTACCGCCTCCAGAGAATATGATTGTGCGAACAGTATCGAGGTGACCTCGGAGTCCAAATCTGAGCTTGAAATTACCACTCTCAGCTTTTTGGGCAGCCAAGGCTAGCTCATGATCGGCACTTCGTCTTCTAGACATGGAGCCTTTCCGTCGGTGGGAGCTGTCTCGTCGGCTCGGCGACTTGGGGAGGTTATCAGCAGTAGGGAAAGCATCGGTATCAGGGCGGTTAGGTTGAGAATTGGGTTGGGAGTTTCCAGGTTCAGGGAATGTGCCCTCAGGGAACTCCCATCCATCATTCTCGGACTGTGCAGAGTGTTTCTCCCTAAGTTCAGAAGAATCATCCATTCCACCCAAAACTTCTGCCGCATGGTTTGCTTGTGGCATGTGATCTTCAACCGGTCGGGATGTTACTGACACGGGCGCCGGCCAGTCATTAGAGTTTTGATACATGACAGGTGGATGCTCGGACCGCACCAttggctgaggctggtgtTCTTGCTTCTGGCCAAAGTGTTGCTGCTGGTTTTGACCATGAGGCGCATGATTCTGCTGAGATATCCTCGAGTTCATTTCTTGAGAGTGATTCTGAGCATTTCGTGTAGGGAGCTGGAATTGCTGCTGGGGAGCTGGCATGCCAAACGCCTCGACTTCTCGCAGATCCTCCATGATCGGTAGCGGGGGAGATTCTCGAGGTGGCTGCGGGTTCGCGGGGGTAATCATAAGGTACATAAATTCGGATTGGCATTGATCaagaaaggtcttaagatcttgtcgttgaGCTTCCTCGTCACCTCGGTCGAGCTTCTCATAGTTAACGCCATCGACACCGGGCACGGGCATATCCTCCAAGGTAGCTGTGACAATGTTAGTATGGAAGGTCGGCACAAAGGGGCATTCCTCACATCTAAGCTTCTCTTGTATCTTAGCAGCCCGATCATTCTTAGCCGCCGTCTCTGCATCAACTGCTTCCTGACCCTGAAGCTGAGCTGTCTGCTCCTTAACCTTTCGCTCCAGCATAGTCACATACTTCCTCAGCACGCGCTGAGTAGCATCGGCCCTCCGCGCCTGACCCTCGAGGTTGGCGATGCGGCCCTTcatctcttgcttctcaatctcccaCGAATTTCTATCGCGCTCATGTCTGTGCCATTCTGTCTGCAGGAATCGCATGACGCCCTGGAGGGTGTACTCGGTGGCCTGGGGGATGTTGGAGCCATTGCCCTGCATCATAGGTCCCATCTCCAGGCCGCCCACGCCGTTGCCAGCATTAGGGCCCATCGCGGCGCGCCTCTCTCAATTGGGAGGGTGCATGGAGCTTCGAGTCGGTTTGGGAGAGATAGCGATGGAGGCGAGCGAGTACCGGTTTCGTAGTCGGACAAGCTCGGTGCGGTTGATGGagtgtgatgtgatgtgacgAGGCCAGATGCTGGAACTTGGAAGCTCCTGCGCGAAAGATACAAC is a genomic window containing:
- a CDS encoding probable signal transduction scaffold protein, essential for virulence and fertility → MGPNAGNGVGGLEMGPMMQGNGSNIPQATEYTLQGVMRFLQTEWHRHERDRNSWEIEKQEMKGRIANLEGQARRADATQRVLRKYVTMLERKVKEQTAQLQGQEAVDAETAAKNDRAAKIQEKLRSTLEDMPVPGVDGVNYEKLDRGDEEAQRQDLKTFLDQCQSEFMYLMITPANPQPPRESPPLPIMEDLREVEAFGMPAPQQQFQLPTRNAQNHSQEMNSRISQQNHAPHGQNQQQHFGQKQEHQPQPMVRSEHPPVMYQNSNDWPAPVSVTSRPVEDHMPQANHAAEVLGGMDDSSELREKHSAQSENDGWEFPEGTFPEPGNSQPNSQPNRPDTDAFPTADNLPKSPSRRDSSHRRKGSMSRRRSADHELALAAQKAESGNFKLRFGLRGHLDTVRTIIFSGGGSPGEPEICTGGDDGMIKRFHIPRLDGHPGGLAHTASDLDVTANFTHRGHSGAILCLTSWSPSPNFSTGGRAQGDGWIFSGGQDATIRVWERGRVDPKATLEGHTDAVWAICVLPATLGQIFGSSSPYGSTDRILVVSGAADGSVRLWSVSAPPQLSSPQPGTNRAMTGRGGRVRGNSMSSGSGFSNTPQPTIASNSPFNHTLVHNISRSDGSTASPTCITPLGTTGESFVVSYSDAAIIVYDTRTGEQIGNMDSLETYDQSNKTSVNAVVATTIGLDQANQNHSGSIGEEDASSGATGGGRSMAGSGVEGTIISGHEDRFIRFFDANSGQCTYNMIAHPDAISSLSLSPDGRELVSAGHDASLRFWSLEKRTCTQEVTSHRVMRGEGICACVWSQDGKWVVSAGGDGVVKVFAR